The Bradyrhizobium sp. WBAH42 genome includes a window with the following:
- a CDS encoding carbonic anhydrase: MNRRHALKALAGLALCPLCKPGFAAEGAHWSYEGAGGPAKWGDLEAANKACAAGLQQSPIDIEATIKSQLPVLKLSWGKSADTIVNNGHTIQLNFAEGSTLMLGDVKYKLLQVHFHRPSEHMIGGKNFPMEAHFVHRNDAGGLAVVGVLMTEGRPNASFAKIIKTMPAAEGPAVKADASIDPLAMLPPKLSYYRYPGSLTTPPCSEVVEWLLLTTPIQVAASDVAAFAKLYPMNARPVQKDNRRYVLRSI, translated from the coding sequence ATGAATCGCCGCCACGCATTGAAGGCCCTGGCGGGTCTCGCACTTTGTCCGTTGTGCAAGCCGGGCTTCGCCGCCGAAGGCGCGCATTGGAGCTATGAGGGCGCCGGCGGCCCGGCCAAATGGGGCGATCTCGAGGCGGCCAACAAAGCCTGCGCGGCCGGCCTGCAGCAATCGCCGATCGACATCGAGGCGACGATCAAGTCGCAATTGCCGGTTCTGAAGCTGAGCTGGGGCAAGAGCGCCGACACCATCGTCAACAACGGGCACACCATCCAGCTCAATTTCGCCGAAGGCAGCACGCTGATGCTCGGCGACGTCAAGTACAAGCTGCTCCAGGTGCACTTCCACCGGCCCAGCGAGCACATGATCGGCGGCAAGAATTTTCCGATGGAGGCGCATTTCGTCCATCGCAACGACGCCGGCGGGCTCGCCGTCGTCGGCGTGCTCATGACCGAGGGCAGGCCGAACGCATCCTTCGCCAAGATCATCAAGACCATGCCGGCGGCGGAAGGGCCCGCGGTGAAGGCGGATGCGAGCATCGATCCGCTGGCCATGCTGCCGCCGAAGCTCAGCTATTACCGCTATCCCGGCTCGCTGACGACGCCGCCCTGCTCGGAAGTGGTCGAATGGCTGCTGCTGACCACCCCGATCCAGGTGGCGGCGAGCGATGTCGCCGCGTTCGCAAAGCTCTACCCGATGAATGCGCGCCCGGTGCAGAAGGACAACCGCCGCTACGTGCTGCGATCGATTTGA
- a CDS encoding lysine--tRNA ligase, which produces MSVIDLAANPSELRSLAEQSNAWPFEQAKAIVARLKKSPKDEVLFETGYGPSGLPHIGTFGEVARTSMVRHAFRVLTEDKIKTRLLAFSDDMDGFRKVPDNVPNKEMLAEHLGKPLTRVPDPFSNEYPSFGHHNNARLRAFLDHFGFDYEFASSTDYYTSGRFDATLLKMLAAYDKIMAIILPTLGPDRRATYSPFLPISKTTGVVLQVPMIRRDVAAGTVTYVDPDTNQEVETPVTGGNVKCQWKADWAMRWVALGVDYEMAGKDLIDSVKLSGAIARALGSTPPEGFNYELFLDEKGQKISKSKGNGLTIDEWLRYASPESLSLFMYREPKAAKRLYFDVIPRNVDDYQQFLDGFPKQDGKQQLGNPVWHIHNGRPPQGDMPVTFQLLLTLVSSSNAENAETLWGFIGRYRPGVSPQTHPKLDAMVGYAINYYRDFVAPTKQFRVPDDSERAALQDLRDALSQLAQDASAEDIQNVVYEIGRREPFLDQVKKGKDGRPGVTLDWFNMLYQVLLGQEKGPRFGSFVAVYGVQNAVNMIDGALARSA; this is translated from the coding sequence ATGTCCGTTATTGATCTAGCCGCAAACCCGAGCGAGTTGCGTTCGCTCGCCGAACAATCCAACGCCTGGCCGTTCGAGCAGGCGAAGGCCATCGTCGCGCGGCTGAAGAAAAGCCCGAAGGACGAGGTGCTGTTCGAGACCGGCTACGGTCCGTCCGGACTGCCGCATATCGGCACGTTCGGCGAGGTGGCGCGCACCTCGATGGTGCGCCACGCCTTCCGCGTGCTCACCGAGGACAAGATCAAGACGCGCCTCTTGGCGTTCTCCGACGACATGGACGGCTTCCGCAAGGTGCCCGACAACGTTCCGAACAAGGAGATGCTGGCGGAGCATCTCGGCAAGCCGCTGACGCGGGTGCCCGATCCGTTCTCCAACGAGTACCCGTCGTTCGGCCACCACAACAATGCGCGGCTGCGCGCCTTCCTCGATCATTTCGGCTTCGACTACGAGTTCGCGAGCTCGACCGACTATTACACGTCCGGCCGCTTCGACGCGACGCTGCTGAAGATGCTGGCCGCCTACGACAAGATCATGGCGATCATCCTGCCGACGCTGGGACCGGACCGCCGCGCGACCTATTCGCCGTTCCTGCCGATCAGCAAGACCACGGGCGTCGTGCTGCAGGTGCCGATGATCCGCCGCGACGTCGCGGCTGGCACGGTGACCTATGTCGATCCCGATACCAACCAGGAAGTCGAGACGCCCGTCACCGGCGGCAACGTCAAGTGTCAGTGGAAGGCCGACTGGGCGATGCGCTGGGTCGCGCTCGGCGTCGACTACGAGATGGCCGGCAAGGACCTGATCGATTCCGTGAAGCTGTCCGGCGCGATCGCAAGAGCGCTCGGCAGCACGCCGCCGGAAGGCTTCAACTACGAGCTCTTCCTCGACGAGAAGGGCCAGAAGATCTCGAAGTCGAAGGGCAACGGCCTCACCATCGACGAATGGCTGCGCTACGCCTCGCCGGAATCGCTGTCGCTGTTCATGTATCGCGAGCCGAAGGCGGCCAAGCGGCTGTATTTCGACGTCATCCCGCGCAACGTCGACGACTACCAGCAATTCCTCGACGGCTTTCCGAAGCAGGACGGCAAGCAGCAGCTCGGCAACCCGGTCTGGCACATCCACAACGGCAGGCCGCCGCAGGGCGACATGCCCGTCACCTTCCAGCTGCTCCTGACGCTGGTGTCGTCGTCGAACGCGGAGAACGCCGAGACGCTGTGGGGCTTCATCGGCCGTTACAGGCCCGGCGTCAGCCCGCAGACGCATCCGAAGCTGGATGCGATGGTCGGCTACGCCATCAACTACTACCGTGACTTCGTCGCGCCGACGAAGCAGTTCCGCGTGCCTGATGACAGCGAGCGCGCGGCGCTGCAGGACCTGCGCGATGCGCTCTCGCAGCTTGCCCAGGACGCCTCGGCCGAAGACATCCAGAACGTCGTCTACGAGATCGGCCGCCGCGAGCCGTTCCTCGACCAGGTCAAGAAGGGCAAGGACGGCCGCCCCGGCGTGACGCTGGACTGGTTCAACATGCTCTACCAGGTGCTGCTCGGCCAGGAGAAGGGCCCGCGCTTCGGCTCCTTCGTCGCGGTCTACGGCGTGCAGAACGCGGTGAACATGATCGACGGCGCGCTGGCGAGGAGCGCGTAA
- a CDS encoding PadR family transcriptional regulator: MALGDAILACLTERPMTGYELAKTFDSSIGFFWKADHQQIYRELSKLRDRGYIQGREVVQSGKPNKLIYTLTPEGRTALRHWAARPSTPPSIKDDLLVRLHALDSIDIEPMRTDLMARLEHHRDRHANYERILKKRFPDGTAEGRLDLGNLLLLQLGARHEQMVADFCEEALEALSAMSGKATVVPIEDGKREKG; this comes from the coding sequence ATGGCACTGGGCGACGCAATCCTCGCATGCCTGACGGAACGCCCGATGACGGGCTACGAGCTCGCCAAGACGTTCGATTCCTCGATCGGCTTCTTCTGGAAGGCCGACCATCAACAAATCTACCGCGAGCTCTCCAAGCTGCGCGACCGCGGCTACATCCAGGGCCGCGAGGTGGTGCAGTCAGGCAAGCCCAACAAGCTGATTTATACGCTGACTCCCGAGGGCCGAACAGCACTGCGGCACTGGGCCGCGCGGCCAAGCACGCCGCCCTCGATCAAGGACGACCTCCTGGTGCGGCTGCATGCGCTCGACAGCATCGACATCGAGCCCATGCGCACCGACCTGATGGCCCGCCTGGAGCACCACCGCGACCGCCACGCCAATTATGAGCGCATCCTGAAGAAACGCTTTCCCGACGGCACGGCGGAAGGCCGGCTCGACCTCGGCAATCTGCTGCTGCTTCAGCTCGGCGCCCGCCACGAGCAGATGGTGGCCGATTTCTGCGAGGAGGCACTGGAGGCGCTGTCGGCGATGAGCGGCAAGGCCACGGTGGTGCCGATCGAGGATGGCAAGCGCGAGAAGGGCTGA
- a CDS encoding nuclear transport factor 2 family protein: MTGLDSWYAYMKSHDRAALWDLLHPDAVFESPVVHTPQAGRDITFKYLSSAEKVLGGPGFTYVGEWRSDNGAVLEFKNVIDGIEINGVDIISFDTEGRITHFKVMVRPLKAINMLHRLMAEQLAAAQS; this comes from the coding sequence ATGACCGGCCTCGATTCCTGGTACGCCTACATGAAGTCGCACGACCGCGCCGCGCTCTGGGACCTCCTGCATCCCGACGCCGTGTTCGAAAGCCCCGTCGTGCACACGCCGCAAGCCGGCCGCGACATCACCTTCAAATACCTCTCCAGCGCCGAGAAGGTGCTCGGCGGTCCCGGCTTCACCTATGTCGGTGAATGGCGCAGCGACAATGGCGCCGTGCTCGAATTCAAGAATGTCATCGACGGCATCGAGATCAACGGCGTCGACATCATCAGCTTCGATACCGAGGGACGCATCACGCATTTCAAGGTGATGGTGCGTCCGCTCAAGGCGATCAACATGCTGCACCGCCTGATGGCGGAGCAGCTTGCCGCCGCCCAATCATAA
- a CDS encoding acyl-CoA dehydrogenase C-terminal domain-containing protein → MPIYKAPVEDVNFLLNDVFQIDRYDNLAGFSDASSDVREAILGEAAKLAEEVLQPLNRVGDLEGCKRSEDGSVATPKGFKEAFKQVVEGGWLGLSAPTEYGGQGLPVTLSQAVNEFQISANMAFSMYGGLTMGATAALLVHGSPEQKKTYVPKMVAGEWTGTMNLTEPHCGTDLGMLRTKAVRQADGSFKITGTKIFISAGEHDLADNIIHLVLARIEGAPAGIKGVSLFVVPKFLVNADGSVGARNGVVCGSIEHKMGIHGNSTCVMNYDNATGWLIGEENKGMQGMFVMMNEARLGVAVQGLAQSEVAYQNAVAYARERIQGRALTGAKAPDKQADPIIVHPDVRRTLLSIRAFNEAARAFVMWTALKSDVAHRSEDPKDRQAADDHMGLMTPVLKGFLTDYGFANAVQAQQMYGGHGYIAEQGMEQFVRDARIAMIYEGANGIQALDLVGRKLPRDGGRAIMAFFGEVMAFAKENGGDEALKPFITPLSTSLGHLQQATTWLMQNAMAKPDNAGAAATDYLHLFGFVALGYMWARMAKVTLGKIAESGATPYLSTKLVTGRFFMERMLPETAANLARIQAGCATIMELPAEAF, encoded by the coding sequence ATGCCGATCTATAAAGCCCCCGTCGAAGACGTGAACTTCCTGCTTAACGACGTCTTCCAGATCGACCGCTACGACAACCTCGCCGGCTTCTCCGATGCATCGAGCGACGTGCGCGAGGCCATTCTCGGCGAAGCCGCCAAGCTCGCCGAGGAGGTGCTGCAGCCGCTCAACCGCGTCGGCGATCTCGAAGGCTGCAAGCGCAGTGAAGACGGCAGCGTCGCCACGCCGAAGGGTTTCAAGGAGGCCTTCAAGCAGGTCGTCGAGGGCGGCTGGCTCGGCCTGTCGGCGCCGACCGAATATGGCGGCCAGGGCCTGCCGGTGACGCTCTCGCAAGCCGTCAACGAATTCCAGATCTCCGCCAACATGGCGTTCTCGATGTATGGCGGCCTCACCATGGGCGCGACCGCGGCGCTTCTGGTGCACGGCTCGCCGGAGCAGAAGAAGACCTACGTGCCGAAGATGGTGGCCGGCGAATGGACCGGCACCATGAACCTCACCGAGCCGCATTGCGGCACCGACCTAGGCATGCTCCGCACCAAGGCGGTGCGCCAGGCCGACGGCAGCTTCAAGATCACGGGCACCAAGATCTTCATCTCGGCCGGCGAGCACGATCTCGCCGACAACATTATCCATCTCGTGCTCGCCCGCATCGAGGGCGCGCCGGCCGGCATCAAGGGCGTGTCGCTGTTCGTGGTGCCGAAGTTCCTCGTCAACGCCGACGGTTCGGTCGGCGCCCGCAACGGCGTCGTCTGCGGCTCGATCGAGCACAAGATGGGCATCCACGGCAATTCGACCTGCGTGATGAACTACGACAACGCCACCGGCTGGCTGATCGGTGAAGAGAACAAGGGCATGCAGGGCATGTTCGTGATGATGAACGAGGCCCGGCTCGGCGTCGCCGTGCAGGGCCTCGCGCAGTCCGAGGTCGCCTATCAGAACGCGGTCGCCTATGCCCGCGAGCGCATCCAGGGCCGCGCGCTCACCGGCGCCAAGGCGCCGGACAAGCAGGCCGACCCGATCATCGTCCATCCGGACGTGCGCCGCACGCTGCTCTCGATCCGCGCCTTCAACGAGGCCGCACGCGCCTTCGTGATGTGGACTGCGCTGAAGAGCGACGTCGCCCATCGCTCCGAAGACCCCAAGGACCGCCAGGCCGCCGACGATCACATGGGCCTGATGACGCCGGTGCTGAAGGGCTTCCTCACCGATTACGGCTTCGCCAACGCGGTGCAGGCGCAGCAGATGTATGGCGGCCACGGCTACATCGCCGAGCAGGGCATGGAGCAGTTCGTGCGCGATGCGCGCATCGCCATGATCTATGAAGGCGCCAACGGCATCCAGGCGCTCGACCTGGTCGGCCGCAAGCTGCCGCGCGACGGCGGCCGCGCCATCATGGCCTTCTTCGGCGAGGTCATGGCCTTCGCCAAGGAGAACGGCGGCGACGAGGCGCTGAAGCCCTTCATCACCCCGCTCTCCACCTCGCTCGGCCATCTGCAGCAGGCGACGACCTGGCTGATGCAGAACGCGATGGCCAAGCCTGACAATGCCGGTGCCGCCGCGACCGACTACCTGCATCTCTTCGGCTTCGTCGCGCTCGGCTACATGTGGGCGCGGATGGCCAAGGTGACGCTA